TTTTCATCATAGGTTGAGTTATAGATTGGTCCAATATTAAGATTTATCTATTGAGTTGACATTAATTTGCATGTGTGGTCGTAACCATTAGCTGTTTTGGTccatacaaagaaaataaacccAACTTGTACCTACACGAGGCAAATAGTTGGTGagaatttgttttaattaattgattaagcTTATAAATTAAGTTACatccttatataataaatagcAAAAAAGATCTCTCATCTCTGTATATCGTAtaattaaacagtttttttttaatatgtatatatatatgttttcatcaTATTAACCAGAAAAAATCGTTTCAAAATTTTTTGAACGAGTCAAGCTTAGCTAGTATTTGTAACACTGGGTCATAGAGAAGTTTTTAAATGGGCcttataaagaaaatgaaattacaTACATGAAATAATAGCTAATAAGACTTCTTACAATGTAACAAGCAatatttattctttataatAGACGAATCAACTGTGTCGTATATACAGCTTAATTTGCATCATATACATTAATTCTTTAGAGACCAGAGGTAAAGGGTACGCTGGACGGAATCCAAGAGCTACCGGCGAGGAAAGTACCAACAGTAAACTTAGAAGCCTCTGAAGCAGAACCAAGGACCCGGAACCCAGGCCATGTGACCCGACCCGAAGTTGAAGCTCCCGGACCCGTGTTCTGAAACTCGGCGTAAAACAAAGTCCTCAAAGCGAAGTTACCATCCCACTCGAGCCAGCCACGTGGGTCGATCAAACTATCAAGAGAAGTCTTCATAAAGACCGTCCTAGAATATTGTCTCCAAGGTCGACCTAGATAAGTCTTGGTGGATCCTAAAACGGGTCGAAGATCAGAAGCTGCGGTGACGCGGGAGTTGTGGATAATAATACCCGTGTTTTGGTTCGGGTCGGATCTTCCTTGAGCAGTGATTGTGTTGGTCTTGCTACGTGGGCGACGTGCAAAGATGTTGCAGTTCTGGAGGACCGCGGCTGCGTTTCCGAAGATGAAATCGACGGTTCCGTAAACGTCGCAATCGCGGTAAAACTGACGGTTGGAGTGCACGTAGAGTGTGTCTTGGTAACCTTCGAAACTGCATTGGTAAAAAACGGATAGATCCGACCCGGATCTTAGAGCTACCGCTTGTGCGTTGTTTGCACCCGCCGTGTTTCGAAATGTGATCCCACGCGCTATAAAACCGTCTCCGACCGCCGCTGCAATTATGTGAGACAAACCATTAATTcttgttttacattttaattGAATGTTAATTAAACGTGATATAAATCTGATAGATTATCATCAAGTATGTCTCTATTGCAACTTTATTTTGGTAGAATTTTGTAAAACGTCAAATTAAAAATGAACTATCaataatttttgaatatatcaataattttacaaaatgtgatttatataattttgttaaggaaGACAATAACAACGTACGAAATTGTGAAACTATTATGTCATTTCAGTAATTATATAACAGATTTGATTTTGTCATGTTAATGATATTGTAAATTATTGAGTAATAATGGAGAATTGCGTACATTTCAAAATAACCAAGGAAacattattagaaagaaaaaaaaactacgttGACTTATGTCTATCATAAGATTGCCACTTCATTTGTAAGAAAAACATCTACTAGACCTACGGCTATGATTGTAGAAAATTCAAGACGAAATTCAAAATCTTGAACCTATAAAATATAAGACGCAGTGACgtggttttttaatttatatcattttcaatttcgCTATCTTGTTTGGTGTGTTCATGCACGTAAAAATTCAAATGCTGACACACTAAACCTTATTATATCTCACGAAAAAAAGCAAAGTTAatcatttgttgttttgtaaCTTTACGTACCGACAGTAGCTGAATTAAACGTTGTCGTTCCTCCTCCAACACTTCGGCTTCCGGTAATAATCGTCCTTCCTTTACCATCACCTCTCAACATAACATTCTTTTTTCGAATCTCAAGATTCTCACTGTAAACGCCTTGCTTCACATATATCACAAACCTACCACTTCCGGAAGCAGCGTTAATCGCGTCTTTTATCGTCTTGAAATTACCAGACCCGTCTTTCGCAACCACCGCGTTATCTCTTGGCGTCGAGGTTTGCAAAAGTTTCCTGTCACCGGGTTTGACCCACGACGGGAACCCATCTTTCTCCGGTGGGGTGTAGTTGAAAGGAACTTTGTTGATGGCGAGTGTATTGCATAAAAGATTTGAGACATTGTTTGACATCAAAGGAAGGACGATATCGGTAACACCGAGATCTACGAACCCGGCTCGACACGTGTCAAGATTTGTTAGAGCCGTGCTGAGCCATGTTTGCGCGTCGGTTTTCGAGCACTTCACGTTTGGAT
The sequence above is drawn from the Camelina sativa cultivar DH55 chromosome 4, Cs, whole genome shotgun sequence genome and encodes:
- the LOC104783074 gene encoding probable pectinesterase/pectinesterase inhibitor 17; this encodes MAFRAYITTFVLLCILVASTVSGYNRKDVKAWCSQTPNPKPCEYFLTHNLDNKPIKSESEFLKISMKLALDRAILAKTHTSTLGPKCRDTREKAAWEDCIKLYDYTISNINETMDPNVKCSKTDAQTWLSTALTNLDTCRAGFVDLGVTDIVLPLMSNNVSNLLCNTLAINKVPFNYTPPEKDGFPSWVKPGDRKLLQTSTPRDNAVVAKDGSGNFKTIKDAINAASGSGRFVIYVKQGVYSENLEIRKKNVMLRGDGKGRTIITGSRSVGGGTTTFNSATVAAVGDGFIARGITFRNTAGANNAQAVALRSGSDLSVFYQCSFEGYQDTLYVHSNRQFYRDCDVYGTVDFIFGNAAAVLQNCNIFARRPRSKTNTITAQGRSDPNQNTGIIIHNSRVTAASDLRPVLGSTKTYLGRPWRQYSRTVFMKTSLDSLIDPRGWLEWDGNFALRTLFYAEFQNTGPGASTSGRVTWPGFRVLGSASEASKFTVGTFLAGSSWIPSSVPFTSGL